In Flavobacterium lacustre, a genomic segment contains:
- a CDS encoding DUF4268 domain-containing protein — translation MYSKEETQRLKREFWIAFAEKYPRKWLLYDTKIKDFSFKFYVDNKKAQVLIDIEPRNDIKRVAYYEKLEALKNILEEEFIKNLVFEKEFNLENGKTISRIWVEKLGVSVSNRNYWDEIFDFYNEKMNALELFYAEYDEFIKDIE, via the coding sequence ATGTACAGCAAAGAAGAAACACAACGATTAAAACGAGAATTCTGGATTGCATTTGCCGAAAAATATCCGCGAAAATGGTTGTTATACGATACCAAAATCAAAGATTTCTCTTTTAAATTTTATGTGGATAATAAAAAAGCCCAAGTACTCATTGACATTGAGCCTCGAAATGACATTAAAAGAGTAGCTTATTATGAAAAATTAGAAGCGCTGAAAAATATTTTGGAGGAAGAATTTATTAAAAATTTAGTTTTCGAAAAAGAATTTAATCTTGAAAACGGCAAAACTATCAGCCGAATTTGGGTTGAAAAATTAGGCGTAAGTGTTAGTAACAGAAACTATTGGGATGAAATTTTTGATTTTTATAATGAAAAAATGAATGCTTTAGAGCTATTTTACGCAGAATACGATGAGTTTATAAAAGATATTGAATAG
- a CDS encoding DEAD/DEAH box helicase: MNKFEQLGLSESLLKAILDLGFENPTEVQEKAIPLLLEKDTDMVALAQTGTGKTAAFGFPVIQKIDANNRNTQALILSPTRELCLQITNEIKNYSKYEKGINVVAVYGGASITEQARDIKRGAQIIVATPGRMQDMINRGLVNISQISFCILDEADEMLNMGFYEDIVNILSTTPDEKNTWLFSATMPAEVARIGKQFMKDPIEITVGAKNSGSATVSHEFYLVNARDRYEALKRLADANPDIFSVVFCRTKRDTQAVAEKLIEDGYSAAALHGDLSQAQRDGVMKSFRGRQIQMLVATDVAARGIDVDNITHVVNYQLPDEIETYNHRSGRTGRAGKLGTSIVIVTKSEIRKISSIERIIKQKFEEKTIPSGIEICEIQLLHLANKIKDTEVDHEIDNYLPAINSVLEGLSKEELIKKMVSVEFNRFINYYKKTRDISSQSSGSERRDRDDRDGAPRENNNGGATRYFVNIGSRDNFDWMSLKDYLKETLDLGRDDVFKVDVKEGFSFFNTDPEHTDKVMEILNNVQLEGRRINVEISKNDGGGRRDHNGRSSGGSFGGGRSSAPRREGNFAPRREGSGGFRSDRNSAPREGGFRSDRGSAPRREGGFTSDRPRTEGSSERAPRRSESFGDAPRPRRPRRD; the protein is encoded by the coding sequence ATGAATAAATTTGAACAATTAGGATTGAGTGAATCGTTACTGAAGGCGATTTTAGATCTAGGATTTGAGAATCCGACCGAAGTACAGGAGAAAGCGATTCCCCTATTATTGGAAAAAGACACAGATATGGTTGCGTTGGCTCAGACAGGGACAGGGAAAACGGCAGCATTTGGTTTTCCAGTTATCCAGAAAATTGATGCCAACAACAGGAATACACAAGCATTAATTTTATCTCCAACACGTGAACTTTGTTTGCAGATTACCAACGAAATTAAAAACTACTCTAAATACGAAAAAGGTATTAATGTGGTAGCAGTTTACGGTGGAGCTAGCATTACAGAACAAGCGAGAGACATAAAGAGAGGCGCACAAATTATTGTAGCAACTCCAGGAAGAATGCAAGACATGATTAATAGAGGCTTGGTAAACATTTCTCAAATTAGTTTTTGTATTCTTGACGAAGCTGACGAAATGTTGAACATGGGGTTCTACGAAGATATCGTGAACATCCTTTCTACAACGCCAGACGAAAAAAACACATGGTTATTCTCGGCTACGATGCCAGCAGAGGTTGCACGAATTGGAAAACAATTCATGAAAGACCCAATTGAAATTACAGTTGGAGCTAAAAATTCAGGTTCCGCAACGGTTTCTCACGAATTTTACCTTGTAAATGCACGTGACCGTTACGAAGCTTTGAAACGTTTAGCAGATGCAAATCCAGACATTTTCTCAGTAGTTTTCTGTCGTACCAAAAGAGACACACAAGCTGTAGCTGAAAAATTAATTGAAGATGGATACAGCGCTGCCGCTTTGCACGGAGATTTATCTCAAGCACAACGTGATGGTGTTATGAAATCTTTTAGAGGTCGCCAAATCCAAATGCTTGTAGCTACTGATGTTGCTGCTCGTGGAATTGACGTTGATAATATTACTCACGTAGTAAACTATCAACTTCCTGACGAAATCGAAACGTACAATCACCGTTCTGGTCGTACAGGTCGTGCCGGTAAATTAGGAACTTCTATTGTTATCGTTACTAAAAGCGAAATCCGTAAAATTTCTTCAATAGAAAGAATTATCAAACAAAAATTCGAAGAAAAAACAATCCCTTCTGGAATTGAAATCTGCGAAATCCAATTATTACACTTAGCTAATAAAATTAAGGATACTGAAGTTGATCATGAAATTGACAATTATCTTCCAGCAATCAATAGTGTACTTGAAGGTTTATCTAAAGAAGAATTAATCAAGAAAATGGTATCGGTAGAATTTAATCGTTTTATCAATTACTACAAAAAAACAAGAGATATCTCTTCTCAATCTTCAGGTTCTGAAAGACGTGACCGTGACGATAGAGATGGTGCTCCAAGAGAAAACAACAATGGCGGTGCTACAAGATATTTTGTAAACATTGGTTCAAGAGACAACTTCGACTGGATGTCATTGAAAGATTACTTGAAAGAAACATTAGACTTAGGTCGTGATGACGTTTTCAAAGTAGACGTAAAAGAAGGTTTCTCTTTCTTCAACACAGACCCTGAACATACCGATAAAGTAATGGAAATATTGAACAACGTACAATTAGAAGGACGTCGTATCAATGTTGAAATTTCTAAAAATGACGGTGGCGGAAGACGTGATCATAACGGAAGAAGTTCTGGTGGAAGTTTTGGAGGTGGAAGAAGTTCTGCTCCAAGAAGAGAAGGAAATTTTGCTCCAAGAAGAGAGGGTTCAGGCGGTTTTAGAAGTGATAGAAATTCAGCTCCAAGAGAAGGTGGTTTCAGAAGCGACAGAGGATCTGCTCCAAGAAGAGAAGGTGGTTTTACATCTGACAGACCAAGAACTGAAGGTTCATCTGAAAGAGCCCCAAGACGTTCAGAAAGCTTTGGTGATGCACCAAGACCAAGAAGACCAAGAAGAGACTAA
- a CDS encoding NUDIX hydrolase, translating to MDFQEFLEHVPKIIAAKLPAFDAHIKMAPLERIESLKNSNLDNKTPKLAAVMMLFYPKGNKTHLVLIVRNSYQGVHSAQIAFPGGKHELEDENFEITALRETHEEIGISPERIEIVKAFTQLYIPPSNFMVHPFLGICREEITFIPEPSEVAGIIELPLSVFLDETIIVQTKLSTSYAENISIPAFEIEKHIVWGATAMILSELKVVLKTVLEQEV from the coding sequence ATGGATTTCCAAGAATTTTTAGAACATGTTCCTAAAATAATTGCCGCAAAGCTCCCTGCTTTTGATGCGCATATTAAAATGGCGCCTTTGGAGCGGATAGAAAGCTTGAAAAATAGTAATCTGGACAATAAAACACCCAAATTAGCGGCTGTAATGATGTTGTTTTATCCAAAAGGCAATAAGACACATTTAGTCTTAATTGTTCGAAATTCGTATCAAGGAGTACATTCTGCACAAATTGCATTTCCCGGTGGAAAACACGAATTAGAAGATGAGAATTTTGAAATCACCGCGCTACGTGAAACTCACGAAGAAATAGGTATTTCACCCGAACGAATTGAGATTGTAAAAGCATTTACACAATTATACATTCCGCCCAGTAATTTTATGGTTCATCCTTTTTTGGGGATTTGTCGAGAAGAAATCACTTTCATACCCGAACCTTCGGAAGTAGCTGGTATAATTGAATTGCCGTTGTCTGTTTTCTTAGATGAAACAATTATTGTCCAGACCAAATTATCTACATCTTATGCTGAGAATATCAGTATTCCTGCTTTTGAAATCGAAAAACATATTGTTTGGGGTGCTACTGCAATGATTTTGAGTGAATTGAAAGTAGTTCTGAAAACCGTTTTAGAACAAGAAGTCTGA
- a CDS encoding aminoacyl-histidine dipeptidase: MSQEIRNLEPKALWNKFADLNAVPRPSKKEDRVIEFMKNFGNSLGLETFEDEIRNVIIRKPATPGMENRKALVLQGHLDMVHQKNADTVFDFDTQGIDMFVDGDWVRARGTTLGADNGLGVATIMAILESTTIPHPAIEALFTIDEETGMTGALNLKGGILQGQILLNLDTEEDDEIDIGCAGGIDVTATAEYDEEDAPEGSTTYTITVKGLQGGHSGMDIHKGLGNANKIMNRLLFDGFDNFGLQIATINGGSLRNAIPRESVAKVIIAEVYDEAFVFDMQQIVNEIKTEFKTTEPNLEVVFEKLKTIPAKVMPSIAQFYFVRAMYTAHNGVYRMSADFDNLVETSNNIAKVVVGEGQLSVQCLTRSSVETSKFDLANALRSAFELMGCEVEFSGSYPGWTPNSKSEILDVLVGIYEKQNHEKPKVVACHAGLECGILGTNYPDMDMISFGPTIHGAHSPDERASISSAQKFWKFVLEILANIPVK, encoded by the coding sequence ATGAGCCAAGAAATAAGAAATCTGGAACCGAAAGCGCTTTGGAATAAGTTTGCCGATTTAAACGCTGTGCCGCGTCCTTCAAAAAAAGAAGATCGTGTTATTGAGTTTATGAAGAATTTTGGAAACAGTCTGGGATTAGAAACTTTTGAAGATGAAATCAGAAATGTAATCATTCGCAAACCTGCAACTCCAGGAATGGAAAACCGAAAAGCATTAGTTTTACAAGGGCATTTAGATATGGTGCATCAAAAAAATGCGGACACTGTTTTTGATTTCGATACACAAGGAATCGATATGTTTGTAGATGGAGATTGGGTACGTGCCCGCGGAACCACACTTGGAGCAGATAATGGTCTTGGAGTTGCTACTATTATGGCAATCCTTGAAAGTACAACGATTCCGCATCCTGCAATTGAAGCGTTGTTTACCATTGATGAAGAAACAGGAATGACAGGTGCTTTGAACTTAAAAGGAGGAATCCTACAAGGACAAATTTTATTGAATTTAGACACCGAAGAAGATGATGAAATTGACATTGGCTGTGCCGGAGGAATTGATGTTACGGCAACTGCAGAGTACGACGAAGAGGATGCTCCTGAGGGTTCAACCACCTACACAATTACTGTAAAAGGATTGCAAGGTGGGCATTCCGGAATGGATATTCACAAAGGTTTAGGGAACGCTAATAAAATCATGAATCGTTTATTATTTGATGGTTTTGATAATTTTGGATTGCAGATTGCCACTATAAATGGCGGAAGTTTGCGTAATGCGATTCCAAGAGAAAGTGTTGCTAAAGTGATAATTGCAGAAGTATATGACGAAGCTTTTGTATTTGACATGCAACAAATCGTAAATGAAATTAAAACTGAGTTTAAAACTACAGAACCTAATTTAGAAGTTGTTTTCGAAAAATTAAAAACGATTCCGGCGAAAGTGATGCCTTCAATCGCACAGTTTTATTTTGTTAGAGCGATGTATACTGCTCATAACGGTGTGTACAGAATGAGTGCAGATTTTGATAATTTAGTCGAAACTTCTAACAATATTGCTAAAGTGGTAGTGGGAGAAGGGCAGCTTTCGGTTCAGTGTTTAACCCGTTCTTCGGTTGAAACCTCAAAATTTGATTTGGCTAATGCTTTGCGTTCTGCTTTTGAATTAATGGGCTGTGAAGTTGAATTTTCTGGTTCTTATCCGGGTTGGACACCCAATTCAAAGTCAGAGATTTTAGACGTTTTAGTTGGTATTTACGAAAAGCAAAATCATGAAAAACCAAAGGTAGTGGCTTGTCACGCAGGATTAGAATGTGGAATTCTGGGGACAAATTATCCAGATATGGATATGATTTCTTTTGGACCAACGATTCACGGAGCGCATTCACCAGATGAAAGAGCAAGTATTTCATCTGCTCAGAAATTCTGGAAATTCGTATTGGAAATTTTAGCCAATATTCCGGTGAAATAG
- a CDS encoding lysophospholipid acyltransferase family protein — MGLFKRNPFGHILFIKKWLIRIFGGITHRRYRGFNELQIEGSEIIRTLPDRNVLFISNHQTYFADVVAMFHVFNASLSGREDTIKNVCYLWQPKMNIYYVAAKETMQAGLLPRILAYVGAITVERTWRAKGVDVTEKRDVNPNDTENIKIALADGWVITFPQGTTKSFKPVRKGTAHIIKQHRPIVIPIVIDGFRRSFDKKGLRMKKKGILQSFIIKEPLDIDYDNDTIDQIVEKVEYAIEQHPSFLKVIPAELIKEQEELNITRQWEY; from the coding sequence ATGGGATTATTCAAGAGAAATCCTTTTGGTCACATACTATTTATAAAGAAATGGCTCATCCGAATTTTTGGAGGCATTACCCATAGACGATATCGTGGTTTTAATGAATTGCAAATTGAAGGTTCTGAAATTATTAGAACTTTACCGGATAGAAACGTACTTTTTATCTCCAATCATCAAACTTATTTTGCTGATGTTGTAGCTATGTTTCACGTTTTTAATGCCAGTTTAAGTGGAAGAGAAGATACCATCAAAAACGTATGTTATTTGTGGCAACCTAAAATGAATATTTATTATGTTGCTGCCAAAGAAACAATGCAGGCTGGCTTGTTGCCTCGAATTTTAGCTTATGTTGGAGCCATTACCGTAGAGCGAACCTGGCGCGCAAAAGGGGTAGATGTAACCGAAAAACGCGATGTAAATCCAAACGACACCGAAAATATAAAAATAGCTTTGGCCGATGGCTGGGTTATTACTTTTCCACAAGGAACTACAAAATCGTTTAAACCCGTTCGAAAAGGAACTGCACATATTATCAAACAACACAGACCAATAGTAATTCCTATCGTAATTGATGGATTCCGCCGCTCATTTGACAAAAAAGGGTTACGCATGAAAAAGAAAGGAATTCTTCAATCTTTTATCATAAAAGAACCTTTAGATATTGATTATGATAACGATACTATTGACCAGATTGTTGAAAAAGTAGAATATGCCATCGAGCAACATCCTTCATTTTTAAAAGTAATTCCGGCTGAACTCATCAAAGAACAAGAGGAATTAAACATAACACGTCAATGGGAATATTAA
- a CDS encoding NYN domain-containing protein translates to MSQDTKELKLAVLIDADNVPYSNVKGMMEEIAKFGTPTTKRIYADWTKPNANGWKSVLLEHAITPIQQYSYTVGKNSSDSAMIIDAMDLLYSDKVDGFCIVSSDSDFTRLAIRLRESGMKVIGIGEKKTPNSFIVACDRFIYIEVLDGAIKKKLPKRSADTKKPVEKPIEKSLSKIDLQTIELIEATIEDIGDDSGWAFLGDVGNLIVKKKPEFDPRNYGFNKLTPMLKSLTDFLEIDERDSDKKGIKHVYVRLRYS, encoded by the coding sequence ATGTCACAAGATACCAAAGAATTAAAACTTGCCGTCCTTATTGATGCCGACAACGTTCCATATAGCAACGTCAAAGGAATGATGGAAGAAATTGCCAAATTTGGAACACCAACCACCAAACGTATTTATGCCGATTGGACAAAACCAAATGCCAATGGATGGAAATCCGTTTTATTAGAACATGCCATAACCCCAATTCAGCAATACAGCTACACCGTAGGGAAAAACTCTTCGGATTCAGCCATGATTATTGATGCCATGGATTTATTATATTCGGACAAAGTTGATGGATTCTGCATTGTTTCCAGCGATTCTGATTTTACACGACTCGCCATTCGCTTGCGGGAATCCGGCATGAAAGTAATTGGAATTGGCGAAAAGAAAACCCCAAATTCATTCATAGTAGCCTGCGACCGATTCATTTACATTGAAGTATTAGATGGAGCCATAAAGAAAAAACTACCAAAACGTTCCGCAGATACTAAAAAACCAGTTGAAAAACCGATTGAAAAATCACTCAGTAAAATAGATTTACAAACCATTGAACTTATCGAAGCCACCATAGAAGATATTGGTGACGATAGCGGCTGGGCGTTCTTAGGCGATGTAGGAAACCTAATCGTTAAGAAAAAACCGGAATTTGATCCAAGAAATTATGGTTTCAATAAACTAACTCCAATGCTTAAATCGCTAACTGACTTTCTTGAAATAGACGAAAGAGATTCTGATAAAAAAGGAATCAAACATGTTTATGTAAGATTGCGTTACAGCTAA
- a CDS encoding non-canonical purine NTP diphosphatase — MQLVFASNNKNKILEIQSMLPESIKILSLEDIGCIEDIPETADTIEGNAILKANYVTQKYGFDCFADDTGLEVDSLDGEPGVFSARYAGEQRNADDNMSKLLDALSNKTNRKAQFKTVIALNLNGEQELFTGIVRGEITLKKTGNQGFGYDPIFQPEGFSETFAQLLLEMKNKIGHRGKATQLLISFLKKKK, encoded by the coding sequence ATGCAACTCGTTTTCGCTTCCAATAACAAAAATAAAATTCTGGAAATACAAAGTATGTTGCCGGAAAGCATCAAAATTTTGAGTTTAGAAGATATTGGTTGCATCGAAGATATTCCGGAAACAGCCGATACTATTGAAGGAAACGCCATATTGAAAGCCAATTATGTGACCCAAAAGTATGGATTTGATTGCTTTGCTGATGATACCGGACTGGAAGTAGATTCCTTAGATGGTGAACCTGGCGTATTTTCCGCTCGTTATGCAGGAGAACAACGCAATGCTGATGATAATATGAGCAAATTATTAGATGCTTTATCAAATAAAACCAATAGAAAAGCACAATTCAAAACAGTAATTGCTTTAAATCTGAATGGCGAACAAGAACTTTTTACTGGAATTGTAAGAGGTGAAATCACATTGAAAAAAACAGGAAATCAAGGATTTGGTTATGACCCCATTTTTCAACCAGAAGGATTTTCAGAAACCTTTGCACAATTGCTATTAGAAATGAAAAATAAAATTGGTCACAGAGGAAAAGCAACACAACTACTAATTTCTTTTTTGAAAAAGAAAAAATAA
- a CDS encoding RNA polymerase sigma factor, whose protein sequence is MSQNLEHSFVQQLQANQNIIHKICRLYTNGEDAHKDLFQEITIQLWKAFPKFRGDSKFSTWAYRVALNTAITLYRKSKRTIATIEFEGRQHFTSDIDYNYEEEEQLKLMYQAVYQLNDIEKALIFMYLEDKDYQEIAETLGISEVNARVKMNRIKGKLKKILNPLGT, encoded by the coding sequence ATGAGTCAAAATCTAGAACATTCTTTTGTGCAGCAATTGCAGGCCAATCAGAATATAATCCACAAAATTTGTAGGTTGTATACGAATGGTGAGGATGCGCATAAGGATTTGTTTCAGGAAATTACGATTCAGTTGTGGAAAGCGTTTCCGAAGTTTCGGGGAGACAGCAAATTTTCGACATGGGCGTATCGAGTCGCGTTGAATACAGCCATTACTTTGTATCGAAAAAGTAAGCGCACAATTGCTACGATTGAGTTTGAAGGAAGACAACATTTTACATCTGATATTGATTATAATTACGAGGAAGAGGAGCAATTAAAATTAATGTACCAAGCAGTTTATCAGCTGAATGACATTGAAAAAGCATTGATTTTCATGTATCTTGAAGACAAAGATTATCAGGAAATTGCAGAAACTTTAGGAATTAGTGAAGTAAATGCAAGAGTGAAAATGAATCGAATTAAGGGGAAATTAAAAAAAATATTAAATCCATTAGGAACATGA
- a CDS encoding carboxypeptidase-like regulatory domain-containing protein, with protein MKYFVVFFFLILSATAVAQEAEPSQKVSGIIVNDNTNLPLSSVNIININKVRGATSDANGYFEINVQPNDTLHFTILGFQSLRVRVTNDWIKNKTTRIHLTEKAIALEEVIIRPFNLTGYLEIDTKLIPTKENYRYSISGLTEGYEAGEYSPNAFGRVLGSIFNPADMLYNFFGNNPKELKKLKEMKKDDTVRNLLESKFDRETIAVLLGVDVKEIAEILQRCNYSEAFIQSANDLQIMDAISGCYEEYKILKKK; from the coding sequence ATGAAATATTTTGTAGTTTTCTTTTTTTTAATACTTTCAGCAACAGCTGTAGCACAAGAGGCAGAACCTTCCCAAAAAGTTTCCGGTATTATTGTCAATGATAACACCAATCTCCCTTTATCTAGTGTAAATATTATCAATATCAATAAAGTAAGAGGCGCCACTTCAGATGCCAATGGGTATTTTGAAATCAATGTACAACCAAACGACACTTTACACTTTACCATTTTAGGATTTCAATCCTTAAGAGTCAGAGTCACAAATGACTGGATAAAAAATAAAACAACTCGAATTCATCTTACCGAAAAAGCAATTGCACTCGAGGAAGTTATCATAAGACCTTTTAATTTAACCGGTTATCTTGAAATTGATACTAAGTTAATTCCAACAAAAGAAAATTATCGTTACAGTATTTCTGGACTGACAGAAGGATACGAAGCTGGAGAATATTCACCAAATGCATTTGGCAGAGTTTTAGGCTCTATATTTAACCCCGCTGATATGCTTTATAATTTCTTTGGAAACAACCCAAAAGAGCTCAAAAAGCTAAAGGAAATGAAGAAAGACGATACCGTACGAAATCTTTTGGAATCTAAATTTGATCGAGAAACTATTGCCGTATTATTAGGTGTTGATGTGAAAGAAATAGCCGAGATATTACAGCGTTGTAATTATTCTGAAGCTTTCATCCAATCCGCAAATGATTTGCAAATTATGGATGCTATAAGTGGCTGTTATGAAGAATATAAAATCTTAAAGAAAAAATAG
- a CDS encoding DUF3810 domain-containing protein: MKRKYILPSFLLIQIVILKIVAFFPEFVERFYSNGLYLLLAKFSRITLGKIPFSVGDCIYAVLIFLILKWFWNNRKSWKLNWKNHLLQFLSIISVFYFLFHLFWAFNYYREPLFEKMSIQREYSDADLLVFTKKLIAKTNAIQNQITKNDSLKVVFPYSKKEVFDMNLKGYKNLSAEYDFFNYSHLSVKKSLFSLPLTYMGFGGYLNPFTNEAQVNYLGPMYSFPMTTNHEMAHQMGYASESECNFIGFLASVKNDDLYVQYSGYSLALRYCLGNWHVRDEKKFHELLQTIHPGILKNFQESEDFWKEYETPIETGFHAFYDNFLKLNQQKEGMDSYSKYVNLMVNYYKGKEL, encoded by the coding sequence GTGAAACGCAAGTACATTCTTCCTTCATTTCTTTTGATTCAAATCGTAATCCTAAAAATAGTTGCTTTTTTTCCTGAATTTGTGGAACGTTTTTACAGTAATGGTTTGTATCTGCTATTAGCAAAATTTTCAAGAATTACTTTAGGTAAAATTCCATTTTCTGTTGGGGATTGTATTTATGCAGTTCTTATTTTTTTAATTTTAAAATGGTTTTGGAACAACCGAAAATCATGGAAACTAAATTGGAAAAATCACTTACTACAGTTTTTAAGTATCATATCAGTATTCTATTTTTTGTTTCACCTTTTTTGGGCGTTTAATTATTACCGTGAACCTCTTTTTGAAAAAATGAGTATTCAAAGGGAATATTCTGATGCTGATTTACTGGTTTTCACCAAAAAACTAATTGCAAAAACGAATGCCATACAAAATCAAATCACAAAAAATGACAGTTTAAAAGTGGTTTTTCCTTATTCTAAAAAGGAAGTTTTTGATATGAATTTAAAGGGTTATAAAAACCTTTCTGCTGAATATGACTTTTTCAACTATTCGCATTTAAGCGTCAAAAAATCATTGTTCAGTTTACCGTTAACCTACATGGGTTTTGGAGGTTATTTGAATCCGTTTACCAATGAGGCTCAGGTAAATTATCTAGGACCAATGTACAGTTTTCCTATGACTACAAATCACGAAATGGCGCATCAGATGGGCTATGCCAGCGAAAGCGAATGTAACTTCATTGGTTTTTTGGCCTCTGTAAAAAATGATGATTTATACGTTCAATATTCGGGTTATAGTTTGGCCTTACGGTATTGCTTGGGGAATTGGCACGTTCGTGATGAGAAGAAATTTCATGAATTACTGCAAACTATTCATCCCGGAATTCTAAAAAACTTTCAGGAAAGTGAGGATTTCTGGAAAGAATATGAAACGCCAATTGAAACTGGTTTTCATGCTTTTTATGATAATTTCTTGAAATTAAATCAACAAAAAGAAGGCATGGACAGTTACAGTAAATATGTGAATTTGATGGTGAATTATTATAAAGGAAAAGAGTTGTAG
- a CDS encoding NAD(P)H-dependent flavin oxidoreductase: protein MNAITTLFKIKYPIIQGGMIWNSGHKLASAVSNAGGLGLIGAGSMYPEILREHIQKCKKETSKPFGVNVPMLYPNIEEIMKIIVQEGVEIVFTSAGNPKTWTSYLKENGITVVHVVSSSVFALKAQEAGVDAIVAEGFEAGGHNGREETTTLTLIPMVKEKIKIPLIAAGGIATGRGMLAAMVLGADGVQVGSRFAASVESSAHENFKQTIIDVKEGDTQLTLKELAPVRLIKNKFFRDVQELYGKGPTKAELVELLGRARAKRGMFEGDLIEGELEIGQIAGIIHEIKPAAAIIQEMIAEFRIAKEERIRFDF from the coding sequence ATGAATGCAATCACAACACTTTTCAAAATTAAATATCCTATTATTCAAGGAGGAATGATTTGGAATAGCGGTCATAAATTAGCAAGTGCTGTGAGCAATGCCGGAGGATTAGGATTGATTGGAGCTGGTTCTATGTATCCTGAAATTTTGCGGGAACACATTCAGAAATGTAAAAAAGAAACCTCAAAACCTTTTGGTGTAAACGTCCCGATGTTGTATCCCAATATTGAGGAAATCATGAAAATTATTGTCCAAGAGGGTGTAGAAATTGTCTTTACTTCGGCAGGAAATCCAAAGACATGGACTTCTTATTTAAAAGAAAACGGAATAACTGTTGTACATGTTGTCAGCAGCTCTGTTTTTGCATTAAAAGCGCAAGAAGCCGGAGTTGATGCCATTGTTGCCGAAGGTTTTGAAGCCGGAGGACACAACGGAAGAGAAGAAACGACTACGCTTACACTAATCCCAATGGTCAAAGAGAAAATTAAGATTCCTTTGATAGCTGCAGGCGGAATTGCTACCGGTCGTGGTATGCTAGCTGCAATGGTTCTTGGTGCGGATGGTGTTCAGGTTGGAAGCCGTTTTGCTGCCTCCGTAGAATCATCAGCACATGAAAATTTTAAGCAAACCATCATTGACGTCAAAGAAGGGGATACGCAACTGACATTAAAAGAACTCGCTCCAGTGCGTTTAATCAAGAATAAATTTTTTCGGGATGTTCAGGAATTGTATGGAAAAGGGCCGACTAAAGCAGAATTAGTTGAATTATTAGGGCGAGCAAGAGCCAAACGCGGAATGTTCGAAGGCGATTTGATTGAAGGAGAATTAGAAATTGGTCAAATAGCCGGAATAATCCACGAGATTAAACCTGCCGCAGCTATCATTCAGGAAATGATTGCTGAATTTAGAATTGCAAAAGAAGAACGAATTAGATTTGATTTTTAA